GCGGCACTACGGCGCCCTGCAGGGCAAGAACAAGAAGCAGACCCTCGACGAGTACGGCGAGGAGCAGTTCATGCTCTGGCGCCGGTCGTACGACACCCCGCCGCCGCCGATCGCCGACGACGACGAGTGGTCGCAGGTGGGCGATCCGCGGTACGCGCTGCTGCCGACCGAGCTGATGCCGCGTACCGAGTGCCTCAAGGACGTCGTCGAGCGGATGCTGCCCTACTGGTACGACTCGATCGTGCCGGACATCCTGGCTGGTCGGACCGTGCTGGTGGCCGCGCACGGCAACTCGCTGCGGGCCCTGGTCAAGCACCTCGACCAGATCTCCGACGAGGCGATCGCCAAGCTGAACATCCCGACCGGCATCCCGCTGCGCTACGACCTCGACCCGCAGCTGCGCCCGCTCACCCTGGGCGGCACCTACCTCGACCCGACCGCCGCGAAGGCGGCCGCCGCCGCGGTGGCCAACCAGGGTCGCTAGACGTCGAGATGTAAGGAAGGGCCCCTTGTTATCGCGGAGCGATAACAAGGGGCCCTTCCTTACAGGTCAGGTGGCGGTGGGGGCGCTCTCCCCGGTGATCAGGTAGACCACGTGCTCACCGGCGTTGACCGCATGGTCGGCGAAGCGCTCGTAGAAGCGGCCGAGCAACGTGGCGTCGATGGCGGTCTCCACCCCGTACGGCCAGTCGTCGCCGAGCAGCATGGCGAACAGGTTCTTGTGCAGCTCGTCCATCGCGTCGTCGTCGCGGTCCAGCTCGCCGGCGAGGTCGGCGTCGGGCTTCGCGAGCACCGAGCCGATCTTGACCGCCATCCGGTCGGCGATGTCCGACATCTCGGTGAAGATCGTCCGTAGCTCCGCCGGCACGGCGGGCGAGGGGTGCCGGCGCAGCGCGGTCTTCGCCACGTGGTCGGCGAGGTCGCCCATCCGCTCCAGGTCGGCGGCCACGTGCAGTGCGGTGATCATGGCTCGCAGGTCGGAGGCGACCGGCGCCTGCCGGGCGAGCAGGTCACAGACCCTCTCCTCGACGTGCCGGTAGAGGTCGTCGATTTCGGCGTCCCGCTCAATGACCGTCTCGGCGGCCTGCCGGTCGGCGGTGAGCAGGGCCCGGGTGGCCTGGCGCATGGCGGCGCGGACGCCCTCCGCCATGTCCACCAGTAGTTGGCTGACGATCTGGAGATCGGCCCGGAACTCGTCGCGCATCATCACGTCCTGTGGTCGGTCGCCGCCGACGGGTGCCGGCGCAGGGTTGAGCAGGTGCGCCGCCAACGGTAGGTGGCGCGGGCGGACCCTTGATGAACCCCGGTGAACGACGCCGGACGCGGGGATGAACATTTGCGAAAGTGAGGGTGGTTCGTCCCGGTCTGTGTGGTAGCCAGGTTAACAATGACCCTACGATCGCCGGGTGGAGTGGGCGGTGGCGGTCGTGGTGGCCGTGGCGTTGGTGGCCGGGTTGGCCGCCGGTTTCCTGCTGTCCCGGTACCTGCCGGCGCGCGAGCGGCTCTCCACGTCGACGGGGAGCGCAGGCTCCCGCCGGAGCAGGGGGAGGCCCGCGATAGCCGACGAGCAGCAGACCGGGCTCGGCCGCCGGACGATCGACTCGCTCCGGGCCGGGGTCGTGGTGCTGGACAACGACGACGTGCCCGTGCTGATCAACCCGGCCGCCCGCGCGATGGGTCTGCTGCGCACCGGCAGCACCCCGGGCTCGATAGCCGCGCACCCACTGATCCGTACCCTCGCCGGCCAGGTGCGGCGCACCGGGGTGCGGCGCGAGATCGAGCTGGACCTGCCCCGGGGTCGCGACAGCGCGGGGGAGAACCCGCTCGGCGTGCACCTGCGGGCGATGGGTCTCGGCAACGGCTTCACCGCCGTGGAGGCGGTCGACGTGACCGAGTCGCACCGGCTGACGCGGGTGCGACGTGACTTCGTGGCCAACGTGAGCCACGAGCTCAAGACACCGATCGGGGCGC
Above is a window of Micromonospora coriariae DNA encoding:
- a CDS encoding phosphoglyceromutase; the protein is MTASEGPTVGTLVLLRHGESDWNAKNLFTGWVDVDLTEKGEDEARRGGELMREHSLLPDVVHTSVMRRAIRTAELALNAADRHWIAVRRSWRLNERHYGALQGKNKKQTLDEYGEEQFMLWRRSYDTPPPPIADDDEWSQVGDPRYALLPTELMPRTECLKDVVERMLPYWYDSIVPDILAGRTVLVAAHGNSLRALVKHLDQISDEAIAKLNIPTGIPLRYDLDPQLRPLTLGGTYLDPTAAKAAAAAVANQGR
- the phoU gene encoding phosphate signaling complex protein PhoU; this translates as MRDEFRADLQIVSQLLVDMAEGVRAAMRQATRALLTADRQAAETVIERDAEIDDLYRHVEERVCDLLARQAPVASDLRAMITALHVAADLERMGDLADHVAKTALRRHPSPAVPAELRTIFTEMSDIADRMAVKIGSVLAKPDADLAGELDRDDDAMDELHKNLFAMLLGDDWPYGVETAIDATLLGRFYERFADHAVNAGEHVVYLITGESAPTAT